The sequence ttcttgacctctctatTTCCATCTCCAGCGACAGTCACCAGACGGATGTTTGCTACAAACCTGCAGACTCTCACCTGGACGACACCTCGTTCCATCCAGTATCCtgtaagaactccatcccattttaccaattcctctgcctccactgcatctgctcagatgaggaagcattccactcccaagtatcccaaatgtccacctattttgaacaatatGCTTTTCACccctgtcatccagacagcttCCACTGCACCATCTCCGTTCCACTGTTCTTaaaccctccccccccaccaaacgCAATAAAGATAGGGtcctccttgtcctcacctaccattccACCAGTGTCCGCATtcaacgcatcatccttaaatgcttctgccaactccaattagaccccaccaccaagaccATCTTCCTCTCCCATCCCTCTCTACCTTCTGCAAGGACTGGTCCCTTCGCCAGTCCTCGGTTTGCGCCACTCTCCCCACTGActaccccactcccacccccctgAACCCCCAAGTAtgttcccctgcaactgcagaaccTACTGGCACaccacttccctcacctccaaccagggccccaaacactccttccagctgagacagaggttcacATGCCTCTTCTCCAACCTGGTTTACCACATCCGGCGCTCCCGATgttgtcttctctacatcggtgaGACCAAAGGTGAACTAAGGGAAcggttcactgagcatctcagcagGGGCCAACCTGATCTCCCAGTCACCGCCtactttaattccccttcccattcctttcccgacatgaccatcctcaccctcctccattgccacagtgaatcagactgcaagttggaggaacagcacctcgtcttctgcctgggcagcctatagCCCGGAAGActaaacattgagttctccaatttcaaataacctccctccctatCCGACTTCCTTTCCAGCCACTCCCACTCACTTCTATTCCTCTGGCTGACCCTTCCATCCGGCTACCAACCAGAATCATTCTTGTCATCGACCAACCTGGTCATACCCTCTGTGTTCACCCATCACTATCTCCCACCCCACGCCTCCTTTATAAGCAGCTCCCCTTACCCCTaaccccagttctgaagaaggattacacctaaaacattaacttcgccacctcctgatgctgcctggcttgctgtgttcttccagcttcctgtttgGCCACCAACGTTGGAACCCCTAGCATCAAGGGATGAGGGGCAAACACAGGTAAATTGAAATGCAACACAGATCAACTTGATGGTGGAACAATGGTATGGGGGGCTCATACCTGCTCCTGTTCGTCATGTTGTTGTATTGTTTAGTCATTGCTAAACATGGGAAAAAGATAAGACGGTAAAATGAAGCAGGTTCTACTTAAATGCCTTATCGTTACTGAGCAGGGATGGTGGGGGGATGGgctgtcccaaagtccaaaggGAATCCCTGCTGCCcaatctctccccaccccacactgTGTGTCTCCTTGTGCTGATTGCAAGGATTATGCAACTGATCATCTTGAGCACAGACTTAAACTCACACAACaatagaatttattttaaaaatcagatcagTCACTGAACTATTGAATCATTTTTTTACGAAAACAATTTTCAATAGCACTGCATATGTGCTCTGTCGCAAAGTCTAATTGAGAGTACAATTCTACATGTTGCTATGGCAGCTGAGAGACTTCTGCAGATTCATTTAGATTATTATTGAAGTTTACAATCACATGAATACTAGAATGGGTAATATTCTTGCTTATGTTAAAAATTTCTTTGAAAAACATTTTGCTACCTTTATTCCAAAACTAGCAAAGTCTAAACAAATGTAAAACAACATATGGAGCAGCCCACGACACAACAAATATTGCTGAAACCAGTGCAAAGAGTgaaacattgaataaatgaatgatttatttattgtcacatgtatccagGGAGATATAATGAAAAAAAGTGTTCTGTCATCACAATCCAGCACAATTTTGAGGTACAAGAAGAATAAAAGAAAGTACTAAATACAGTTCATCTTCATCAGCTGGGATCCCAAACATTGATCCAGGACTTCTCCAAGGTCCCTGCTCTGAGTCGACCACAGCCAGGAATCCCTGCTCTGGGTCTACTGCAGCCAGGGGTCCCCACTCTGGGTCTACCGCAGCCAGGGGTCCCCACTCTGGGTCTACCGCAGCCAGGGGTCCCCACTCTGGGTCTACCGCAGCCAGGGGTCCCCACTCTGGGCCTACCGCAGCCAGGggtccccactctgggactcctgGCTGCCGTAGGCCTAGAGCAGGCACCTCTGGCTGCAGTAGGCCTAGAGTAAGGTCTCCTGGCTGCGGTAGACCCAGAACAGGGACTCCTGGCTGCGGTAAGCctagagcagggactcctggctgcGGTAGACCCAGAACAGGGACTCCTGGCTGCGGTAGACCCAGAACAGGGACTCCTGGCTGCCTTAGGCttactgcagccaggagtccctgctctagGTCTACTGTAGCTAGGAGTCTCTGCTCTGTGCCTATCACAGCCAGGAGTCTCTGCTCTGTGCCTatcacagccaggagtccctgctctgtgcctatcacagccaggagtccctgctctgtgcctatcacagccaggagtccctgctctgtgcctatcacagccaggagtccctgctctgtgcctaccacagccaggagtccctgctctgtgcctaccacagccaggagtccccactcCGCCACTGCTGAGCCAACACCCTGCCAGTGTAGGATTTCCAGCAGTCCCCCATATCCAGCCTACCAATCAAGGTCAGTGTCTGTCATGTACCATTAGGCATCAAGTCAGCGAGCAGTAACAATTCCTATTTACATAACACTTTTAATGTGATACAAATGCTTTAGGGATGCTTTACAGTAACACTATCAGACAAAAATTGGACAGTTAGTTATGTAATGAGGAACTTAGAGGAATagagtgagggaaagagagactTCCAGATCTTAGAATCAAGCCGCCAATGATGGTGTGAAGAAAACTGGTCAAGTGCACGTGGCTCCTATGGTAGTATGTGGTGCCAGGGCAGTAGGTGGtgtcaggaagaagggcttatgcccgatacattgattctcctgctccttggatgctgcttgacctgctgcgcttttccagcaacacatttttcagctctgatctccaggatctgcagtcctcactttctcctaatcagtTGTCGTTGCCACTGTGAAAGTAATGCCGGTGCTTGTatataaagtcaccatagtcctattGAACCATacggtggtggtttaacctgaggattagTACGCCCCAGGCGAACGGAGACATTCAGAAGGACAGTCCTTTGTGGTGACATCAGCTGGGAAGGCAGCACCACATGTGAAGCACGCTGTATATTTTGACGAACTGTACCTGCCATCCACACTTTCAAAAACAACAGCAGCATCTTGTATTCGGGAATAAGAACCCTGAACTAACAACCTAAAATCTGTGAGTTTAAATCCTACCCTGGCAACTTGAGAATTTGGATGCAGTGTTGAAACAAGTCAGAAGATAAAagatgtctggatgggtatatgaataggaagggtttggagggatatgggccgggtgctggcaggtgggactacattaggttgggatgtctggttggcgtagacgggttggactgaagggtctgtttcaatctctatgactcaaacttGGTCCCAGTCCAGTAATCTGGCAGAGTTACTAATGTCCGAGAGAGAATGAACTCTACCCTCTTCACCCAGTCTGGCCTCCATGATACAAGTTCCACAGAAATACATTAACTCTAAACTGCTCGGTTGTTTCAGAATCACAAAGAAAACTGACATCTACACGGACTGAGGTGGTTCAATGTTGCTCATGGAGGTGTTGCCTAATGTCAGCGAATTAATACCAGCAGCTCCATCCTCTGATTCCCGTGAGTTCAAACCTCCAGGTACTTCTGGCAGAGTTCTTTCAGCGCAGGGATGGTGTGCAGCTGCGTAGCGGAGTTGTCCGAGGACAGTGAACTCAGTAACTGCAGGGCAATCTCTCGCAGACACTGCTCGATCGCTTTCAGATCCGCATCTAACCGGAGGCAATCATCTCGGGCTGCCATGCGACTGCAGAGGTTTCTGAGCTCGGCGCTGAGCTGGGGAGTCAAGAGCAAACAAACAGAGAACGTAACTCCCCGTGAATGTACCAGAAACACACACGCTACTTTCTGCTAGCCAACTCCCTGATGGGAAAACGGTTTTCCCTGTCGATATGAAATACCTCGGCTGAGTGTGAGATGGTCCAAAAAAAAAGCCTGCAGGGGTCATTTTGTCTGCAATCATTCGGCTGaagggtatatttttaaaatcaacattgtAGGTGATTTTCACTGACCACTGAAACTTACCTTCCACTCCACGTGGAGATGAAGTGGAGCCAATGAATTCTGCTCGAGATTGAGTAAACCCGAAGTGAAGCCTATGAAGCGGGTTAACCTGCTCTCTCGGGCGACCTGGAGGATGGTCCTGCGTTTGCTGGAAGGAGCTGGCGGTGGGATCCTCCTGCTGGAGCCGCCCTGGCTCAAGGTGGAGCAGCCCCCggggggctgggctgggctgggccgAGCCGGACCAAGGTGCCTCTGATCCTGCAGGTATTGGCGCAGGACGGTCAAGGCGGACTGCTGGTGGACGACGCAGGTTTGCAGAGGGCTGAGGGGACTCTGCATTCTCCAGTTCCACTGAAGGACGAGGCAGTTGCtgggggaaggaaggaaggacggTCGAACCAGTTTGTGGACCCGTTCGCTCCGCCCCCCTCGACACCT is a genomic window of Hemiscyllium ocellatum isolate sHemOce1 chromosome 12, sHemOce1.pat.X.cur, whole genome shotgun sequence containing:
- the LOC132820693 gene encoding leukemia-associated protein 7-like, whose protein sequence is MQSPLSPLQTCVVHQQSALTVLRQYLQDQRHLGPARPSPAQPPGGCSTLSQGGSSRRIPPPAPSSKRRTILQVARESRLTRFIGFTSGLLNLEQNSLAPLHLHVEWKLSAELRNLCSRMAARDDCLRLDADLKAIEQCLREIALQLLSSLSSDNSATQLHTIPALKELCQKYLEV